Proteins encoded in a region of the Onychostoma macrolepis isolate SWU-2019 chromosome 20, ASM1243209v1, whole genome shotgun sequence genome:
- the parp1 gene encoding poly [ADP-ribose] polymerase 1 has product MADSQDDKLYKAEYAKSGRASCKKCKENIAKDSLRMAIMVQSPMFDGKVPHWHHFSCFWLRAAVQSPSDISGFTDLRWGDQEKVKKAIESGGATGGKGEQKGAAQGEKTLNDFAVEYAKSNRSTCKGCDQKIEKDHIRVSKKTVDPEKPQLGLIDRWYHTGCFVSRREELLFKPEYSAARLKGFAALRDEDKEELKKRLPAVKNEGKRKTDDVDGGVSKKQKKEDEKLELKLKEQSQLIWGIKDKLKKFCSINDMKELLIANNQEVPSGESNIIDRLSDCMAFGSLKPCETCKGQLVFKSDAYYCTGDISAWTKCVFKTQMPDRKDWVTPKEFSEIPFLKKFKFQRQDRMFPKDAPPAAPTPSSAAATVTSATPSASTAARNNLTEVPADKPLTGLKLLAVGKLSKNKDELKNAVEELGGKITGSASKAALCLSSKKEIEKMSKKMEEVRDAGVRVVAEGFLTDIKESGKALQELISLHAISPWGAEVKVESQAAAPASKSTGAHSSKSTGRVKEEEGGSKSKKMKLTVKGGAAVDPDSGLENCAHVLDQNGKIYSATLGLVDIVRGTNSYYKLQLLEDDVKKQYWVFRSWGRVGTTIGGNKLDKFYDKNSAMDNFCSVYEEKTGNAWASSNFTKYPNKFYPLEIDYGQDEEAVKKLTASAGAKSKLDKPIQDLIRMIFDVESMKKAMVEFEIDLQKMPLGKLSKRQIQSAYSLLSEVQQAVADSAAEAQILDLSNRFYTLIPHDFGMKKPPLLNNMDYIQQKVQMLDNLLDIEVAYSLLRGGVEDNKKDPIDINYEKLKTKIEVVDKSSSEAQLIQQYVKNTHAATHNTYTLDVEEVFKIDREGESQRFRPFKELHNRQLLWHGSRATNYAGILSQGLRIAPPEAPVTGYMFGKGVYFADMVSKSANYCHTSQADPVGLILLGEVALGNMHELKKASHVTKLPKGKHSVKGLGRTAPDPRATVSLNGVDVPLGKGINTNIEDTSLLYNEYIVYDIAQVNLKYLLKIRFNYQSSLW; this is encoded by the exons ATGGCTGATTCACAGGATGACAAACTCTATAAAGCCGAATACGCGAAAAGTGGACGCGCCTCTTGCAagaaatgcaaagaaaacattGCTAAAGACTCGCTGAGAATGGCCATTATGGTGCAG TCTCCCATGTTTGATGGAAAAGTGCCTCACTGGCACCATTTTTCCTGCTTTTGGCTCCGGGCTGCAGTACAGTCACCCTCTGACATATCTGGATTTACTGACCTCCGGTGGGGTGACCAGGAAAAAGTGAAGAAAGCCATTGAGAGTGGAGGTGCTACCGGAG GGAAAGGAGAGCAGAAGGGAGCAGCTCAAGGGGAGAAGACACTGAATGACTTTGCAGTGGAGTACGCCAAATCCAACAGAAGCACATGCAAGGGGTGTGATCAAAAAATCGAAAAG GACCACATACGTGTGTCAAAGAAGACAGTGGACCCAGAGAAACCTCAGCTTGGTCTAATAGATCGTTGGTACCACACTGGCTGCTTTGTGAGCCGCCGCGAGGAGCTATTGTTTAAACCAGAGTACAGTGCCGCCCGGCTCAAAGGTTTCGCAGCTCTACGAGATGAAGACAAAGAGGAGCTGAAGAAAAGGCTTCCTGCAGTGAAGAATGAAGG GAAGAGAAAGACAGATGATGTAGATGGAGGAGTCTCCaagaaacagaagaaagaagatGAAAAACTGGAGCTGAAACTGAAG GAGCAAAGCCAACTGATCTGGGGAATTAAGGACAAGCTGAAGAAATTCTGCTCCATCAATGACATGAAGGAACTGCTTATTGCCAACAATCAGGAAGTTCCCTCTGGGGAGTCAAAT ATCATAGACCGCCTTTCTGATTGCATGGCGTTTGGGTCCTTGAAGCCTTGTGAGACTTGCAAAGGGCAGCTTGTATTTAAGAGCGACGCATACTACTGTACTGGAGACATCTCTGCATGGACCAAATGTGTATTCAAGACTCAGATGCCTGATCGCAAAGACTGGGTCACTCCTAAG GAGTTCAGTGAGATTCCATTCTTGAAGAAGTTTAAGTTTCAACGGCAGGACCGAATGTTTCCCAAAGATGCCCCTCCTGCAGCCCCCACCCCCTCGTCTGCTGCTGCTACTGTGACCTCAGCCACCCCGAGCGCGTCTACTGCCGCCCGTAATAACCTCACTGAGGTGCCTGCAG ATAAGCCTCTGACAGGACTGAAGCTGCTTGCTGTGGGAAAGCTTAGTAAGAACAAAGATGAGCTGAAAAATGCAGTGGAAGAACTGGGAGGAAAAATCACAGGCTCTGCCAGCAAAGCTGCTCTCTGCCTCAGCAGCAAGA aggagattgaaaaaatgAGTAAGAAGATGGAGGAGGTGAGGGACGCAGGTGTGCGTGTGGTGGCAGAGGGCTTCCTCACTGACATCAAGGAGTCCGGCAAGGCCCTCCAGGAGCTCATCTCCCTGCACGCCATCTCACCCTGGGGTGCTGAAGTTAAAGTTGAGTCCCAGGCTGCAGCCCCGGCCTCCAAATCCACTGGCGCTCATTCCTCCAAGAGTACTGGCAGAGTGAAAGAGGAAGAAG GTGGAAGCAAATCAAAGAAAATGAAACTGACCGTGAAAGGAGGGGCAGCAGTTGATCCAGATTCAG GTCTGGAAAACTGTGCTCATGTACTGGATCAGAATGGGAAGATTTACAGTGCCACACTGGGTCTCGTGGACATCGTCAGAGGGACAAACTCATACTACAAACTACAGCTGCTGGAGGATGATGTTAAGAAACA ATATTGGGTGTTTAGGTCATGGGGTCGAGTCGGCACCACCATTGGGGGAAACAAACTGGACAAGTTTTACGATAAGAACTCTGCTATGGACAATTTCTGCAGCGTGTATGAGGAAAAGACTGGGAATGCCTGGGCCTCCAGCAACTTCACAAAATACCCCAATAAATTTTATCCTCTAGAGATTGACTATGGACAG GACGAAGAGGCTGTGAAGAAGTTAACTGCGAGCGCAGGTGCCAAGTCCAAGCTGGACAAACCCATCCAAGACCTTATCCGAATGATCTTTGATGTGGAGAGCATGAAGAAAGCCATGGTTGAGTTTGAG ATCGACTTGCAGAAGATGCCTTTGGGAAAACTAAGTAAGAGACAGATCCAGAGTGCTTACTCCCTCCTGAGTGAGGTCCAACAG GCTGTAGCAGATAGCGCTGCAGAAGCACAGATCTTAGATCTGTCCAATCGCTTCTACACACTGATACCTCACGACTTTGGCATGAAGAAACCACCACTGTTGAATAACATGGATTACATACAG CAAAAGGTGCAGATGCTCGACAACCTGCTGGACATTGAGGTGGCCTACAGCCTGCTACGGGGAGGAGTGGAGGACAATAAGAAAGATCCCATTGACATTAACTATGAGAAACTCAAAACCAAAATTGAG GTGGTCGACAAGTCATCAAGTGAGGCTCAGCTTATCCAACAATATGTGAAGAACACACACGCTGCTACTCACAACACCTATACACTGGATGTCGAGGAG GTCTTTAAGATTGACAGGGAGGGTGAGTCCCAGCGTTTCCGTCCTTTCAAAGAATTACACAACCGGCAGCTGTTGTGGCATGGCTCCCGCGCCACCAACTACGCAGGTATCCTATCTCAGGGTCTGCGTATCGCTCCTCCTGAAGCTCCAGTG ACAGGTTACATGTTTGGCAAAGGTGTTTACTTTGCTGACATGGTGTCGAAGAGTGCAAACTACTGCCACACATCCCAGGCTGATCCTGTTGGCCTCATTCTGTTAGGAGAGGTTGCCCTTGGAAACAT GCATGAATTGAAGAAGGCCTCACACGTTACGAAGTTACCAAAGGGCAAACACAGTGTAAAAG GTTTGGGAAGAACTGCTCCAGACCCAAGAGCTACTGTATCTCTGAATGGAGTGGATGTTCCTCTGGGCAAAGGCATCAACACGAATATTGAAGACACAAGTCTGCTCTACAACGA GTACATTGTGTATGATATTGCTCAGGTTAACCTAAAATACCTGCTGAAGATTCGCTTCAACTACCAGTCCTCTCTGTGGTGA
- the LOC131526684 gene encoding adenosine receptor A1-like produces MNQPIANFTFLPTLLFTNTTFMNVTSYENNTFLQFATSTMSTLTQGKLTQATTTTTTTTTTTTTTTTAAAAPSILASINLPYMIAELVIALLSTVGNLLVCVAVGLNRKLQTVTNYFLVSLAVADICVGSLAIPCAIMTDLGIPRHNLYLCLLMLSVLIMLTQSSIFSLLAIAIERYIAIFMPFQYHRLMTPRNAVLVLCFTWTLAFLIGLVPLMGWHKPPPESGYCFFVFVVDMTYMVYFNFFACVLTPLVVMFLIYAQIFVTVKRQMRRIAAERGGAANTEGTAKMKKEMKMATSLFLVLFLFTSCWIPLHIINCFLLLCPSCPVPLPLLLTAIILSHANSAVNPFLYAYKMKTFRNAFKAIFLCCKGIGDGDEQHDNGGGNNTQR; encoded by the coding sequence ATGAATCAGCCTATTGCCAACTTCACATTCCTGCCGACTCTCCTCTTCACCAACACGACTTTCATGAATGTCACCTCTTATGAAAATAACACCTTTTTGCAGTTTGCCACATCCACCATGTCGACACTTACGCAAGGTAAACTAACCCAagccaccaccaccaccaccaccactacaacaacaacaacaacaacaacaacagcagcagcagcgccaAGCATCCTAGCATCCATAAACCTGCCTTACATGATAGCCGAGCTCGTCATAGCCCTTCTGTCCACTGTGGGTAACCTGCTAGTTTGTGTTGCAGTGGGACTAAACAGGAAGCTCCAAACAGTTACTAACTACTTTCTGGTGTCATTAGCGGTGGCGGATATCTGCGTGGGTTCACTGGCGATCCCTTGCGCCATCATGACAGACCTGGGCATTCCACGGCACAATCTGTATCTGTGTTTGCTAATGTTATCTGTACTCATCATGTTAACCCAGAGCTCCATTTTTAGCCTGCTGGCGATCGCCATTGAGCGTTACATTGCCATCTTCATGCCCTTCCAGTACCACCGGCTCATGACACCTCGCAACGCAGTGCTGGTCTTGTGTTTCACTTGGACGCTGGCCTTCCTGATCGGTCTGGTGCCGCTGATGGGTTGGCACAAGCCTCCGCCCGAGTCTGGCTACTGTTTCTTCGTCTTTGTGGTGGATATGACCTACATGGTCTACTTCAACTTCTTCGCTTGCGTTCTGACCCCGCTGGTGGTGATGTTCCTCATCTACGCGCAGATCTTCGTCACGGTCAAACGTCAGATGAGGAGGATCGCGGCAGAGCGAGGCGGCGCGGCCAACACAGAGGGAACAGCAAAGATGAAGAAAGAGATGAAGATGGCCACTTCGCTCTTCCTGGTCCTCTTCCTTTTCACGTCCTGCTGGATTCCGCTACATATCATCAACTGCTTCCTGCTGCTGTGTCCGTCATGTCCTGTGCCTTTACCGCTGTTACTAACGGCTATCATTCTCTCCCATGCAAACTCGGCTGTTAACCCTTTCCTCTATGCCTACAAGATGAAAACCTTCAGAAATGCGTTCAAGGCCATCTTCCTGTGCTGCAAGGGCATCGGTGATGGCGATGAACAGCATGACAATGGAGGAGGGAATAACACTCAAAGATGA
- the lin9 gene encoding protein lin-9 homolog — protein MAELEQLLDESSSAKALVSLREGSLSNTLNEKNNLPKSQTTRGRSSYVTVETPTRSSKRSRLSCEDEERPLASRSPRRSQRVTTVPQKLTNVTTPDKRASQKIGLRLRNLLKLPKAHKWCIYEWFYSNIDRPLFEGDNDFCLCLKESFPNLKTRKLTRVEWGTIRRLMGKPRRCSSAFFAEERMALKQKRQKMRLLQQRKITDMSLCKDLPDEIPLPLVIGTKVTARLRGVHDGLFTGQIDAVDTSAATYRVTFDRNGLGTHTVPDYEVLSNEPHETMPISAFAQKQRPPRFQNFLTPPRGSYPGSTQSILMDNDPLFSQSPWRSKLTGTDGETLGGFPVKFLVQVTRLSKILMIKKEHIKHLKEMNTEAEKLKSYSMPIGLDLQKRYATTVLDLEQLNKDLNKVLHEVQQFCYELAPDQGMQPADQPSELRRRCEEESQDVVRQSNALPDGEQRVQNPSLTQLVSRLTALLLQIRCLAEGGDLNSFEFKSLTDSLNDIKSSIDDSNLSCFQDNVEIHVAHIQSGLSQLGNLHAFSANNTNRT, from the exons ATGGCGGAGCTCGAGCAGCTGTTAGACGAGA GCTCTTCAGCTAAAGCCCTTGTAAGTTTAAGAG AAGGAAGTTTGTCTAATACTCTAAATGAGAAGAACAATTTACCAAAATCTCAGACCACCAGGGGACGGAGCAGTTATGTTACTGTGGAAACG CCAACAAGGAGCTCAAAGAGGAGTCGACTGTCGTGTGAGGATGAGGAGCGGCCGCTTGCCTCCAGATCTCCCAGGAGAAGCCAGAGGGTCACCACTGTGCCTCAG AAACTTACAAATGTCACAACACCAGACAAAAGGGCTTCACAGAAAATTGGACTGAGACTAAGAAACTTGCTCAAACTTCCCAAAGCGCACAAATGGTGCATCTATGAATGGTTCTATTCAAATATTGACAG GCCTTTATTTGAAGGAGACAATGACTTTTGCCTGTGTCTGAAGGAGTCTTTTCCTAATCTAAAGACCAGAAAGTTGACCAGAGTTGAATGGGGAACAATCAGAAGACTTATGGGCAAACCTCGAAG ATGTTCCTCAGCATTCTTCGCTGAAGAGCGAATGGCTTTGAAACAGAAGAGGCAGAAGATGCGTCTCCTGCAGCAGAGGAAAATCACAGATATGTCTCTATGCAAAGACCTGCCCGATGAGATTCCTTTGCCCTTGGTCATTGGCACTAAAGTTACAG CTCGTCTTAGGGGTGTCCATGATGGCCTGTTTACTGGTCAGATTGATGCAGTAGATACTAGTGCAGCAACGTATCGTGTGACCTTTGACAGAAATGGGCTCGGCACACACACTGTTCCTGACTACGAAGTGCTT AGTAATGAACCTCATGAGACGATGCCCATATCTGCTTTTGCTCAGAAACAGAGGCCACCTCGTTTCCAGAATTTTCTGACCCCACCCCGCGGGTCCTATCCCGGCTCAACCCAGTCCATCTTAATG GATAATGACCCTCTGTTCAGTCAGTCCCCCTGGAGAAGTAAACTGACAGGAACTGATGGAGAGACACTGGGTGGCTTTCCTGTCAAGTTTCTTGTGCAAGTG ACACGCCTGTCCAAAATCCTCATGATTAAAAAAGAACACATAAAGCATTTGAAGGAGATGAACACAGAAGCTGAGAAGCTG AAGTCCTATTCCATGCCGATCGGATTGGACTTGCAGAAGAGATATGCCACAACAGTACTGGACCTGGAACAGCTTAATAAAGACCTCAACAAAGTCCTTCATGAAGTACAGCAGTTTTGTTATGAG CTGGCTCCAGATCAGGGCATGCAGCCTGCAGATCAGCCCAGTGAGTTGCGACGGCGCTGTGAAGAAGAGTCACAGGACGTTGTGCGTCAGAGTAATGCATTGCCTGATGGTGAACAGCGTGTCCAGAACCCCAGCCTCACCCAACTCGTCTCTCGTCTTACGGCACTCCTCCTGCAGATCAGG TGTTTGGCCGAAGGGGGAGACTTGAATTCATTTGAATTCAAATCACTCACAGACTCTCTGAACGACATAAAGAGTTCGATAGATGACTCCAACCTGAg TTGTTTTCAGGATAATGTGGAGATCCATGTAGCACACATACAGAGCGGGCTGAGCCAGCTGGGTAACCTCCATGCTTTCTCTGCCAACAACACCAATAGAACGtga
- the mixl1 gene encoding homeobox protein MIXL1, whose protein sequence is MAVVHGNLGNGHLKQFQLFPTADLERRTNMHTTDYATQDRMRFLNGVPRADSASLFTHRRKRTNFTQQQIDVLEKVYLDTKYPDIYLREKLEALTGLPESRIQVWFQNRRAKSRRQVGIPVPNKTSGNVPTTNSVFMNQFTTHQNHTSLETQRPPKFATSDNFSQQLINSSDEKVCSMKGDMYNPTTTPCMFSRTEENQIKTDHLSVVVPRNYAQQYPKGHGQFMSTSHAQSTMKQFLVEYDNFPPNKTIGPEMKVVIPPLPSQNNFMMSSSSPKHVTCSVQNMPVKGQPGSFGTFSPIRASEAVEFSDSDSDWEREAMSGFNGFI, encoded by the exons ATGGCAGTCGTGCATGGAAACCTTGGGAATGGACACTTAAAACAATTCCAGCTGTTTCCTACCGCGGATTTGGAAAGGAGGACTAACATGCACACAACAG ATTACGCAACTCAAGACAGGATGAGGTTCCTCAATGGAGTCCCCAGAGCGGACAGCGCGAGCTTGTTTACGCACCGCAGAAAACGCACCAACTTCACGCAGCAGCAGATTGACGTCCTGGAGAAAGTGTACTTGGACACCAAATACCCTGATATTTACTTAAGAGAAAAACTTGAGGCACTGACCGGCTTGCCAGAGTCGAGAATTCAG GTCTGGTTCCAGAACCGAAGAGCCAAGTCACGACGCCAGGTGGGAATTCCTGTTCCAAATAAGACCAGTGGAAATGTTCCGACCACCAACAGTGTCTTTATGAACCAGTTTACGACCCATCAGAACCACACTAGCCTGGAGACACAAAGACCGCCAAAGTTTGCCACGAGTGACAACTTCAGTCAACAGCTGATCAACTCCTCAGATGAGAAGGTCTGCTCCATGAAAGGTGACATGTACAACCCAACTACGACTCCGTGCATGTTCAGCAGAACCGAGGAGAACCAGATCAAGACAGATCACCTGAGTGTCGTGGTGCCGCGCAATTATGCACAGCAGTATCCAAAGGGACACGGACAGTTTATGAGCACAAGCCATGCTCAGTCTACAATGAAGCAGTTTTTGGTGGAGTATGACAACTTCCCTCCGAACAAGACCATCGGGCCAGAGATGAAGGTTGTTATTCCACCTCTCCCATCACAGAATAACTTCATGATGTCTTCATCATCCCCCAAACATGTCACCTGTTCTGTCCAAAACATGCCAGTAAAGGGCCAGCCGGGAAGTTTTGGAACTTTCTCTCCCATTAGAGCAAGCGAAGCCGTCGAGTTCTCAGATTCCGACTCGGATTGGGAAAGAGAAGCCATGTCTGGTTTTAACGGGTTTATTTAG